A genomic window from Pseudomonas alcaligenes includes:
- a CDS encoding Fur family transcriptional regulator → MFKRLTSNTPLACLPHDHSRCVADALAEAESLCAKQGTRLTTLRKRVLELVWASHKPLGAYDILGVLSEEDGRRAAPPTVYRALDFLLENGLVHRIASLNAFIGCVHPGELHQGQFLICKACHAAIELELPAISQSIVAGAAAVGFAVESQTVEVVGLCAGCQGAA, encoded by the coding sequence ATGTTCAAGCGCCTGACCAGCAACACACCGCTCGCCTGCCTGCCACACGACCATTCGCGCTGCGTGGCCGATGCCCTGGCCGAGGCCGAGTCGCTGTGCGCGAAGCAGGGCACGCGCCTGACCACGCTGCGCAAGCGCGTGCTGGAGCTGGTCTGGGCCAGCCACAAGCCGCTGGGCGCCTATGACATCCTCGGCGTGCTGAGCGAGGAAGACGGCCGCCGCGCCGCGCCGCCCACCGTCTACCGGGCGCTGGATTTCCTCCTGGAGAACGGCCTGGTGCACCGCATCGCCTCGCTCAATGCCTTCATCGGCTGCGTGCACCCGGGCGAACTGCACCAGGGCCAGTTCCTCATCTGCAAGGCCTGCCACGCGGCCATCGAACTGGAGCTGCCGGCCATCAGCCAATCCATAGTCGCGGGCGCCGCCGCCGTCGGCTTCGCCGTGGAAAGCCAGACGGTGGAAGTGGTCGGCCTGTGCGCCGGCTGCCAGGGGGCGGCATGA